From a region of the Agrobacterium tumefaciens genome:
- a CDS encoding MucR family transcriptional regulator, translated as MTETAYGNAQDLLVELTADIVAAYVSNHVVPVTELPSLISDVHTALSGTSAPASVAINVEKQKPAVSVRKSVQDDHIVCLECGGSFKSLKRHLTTHHSMTPEEYREKWDLPVDYPMVAPAYAEARSRLAKEMGLGQRRKSSR; from the coding sequence ATGACGGAAACTGCATACGGTAACGCCCAGGATCTGCTGGTCGAACTGACTGCGGATATTGTGGCTGCCTATGTTAGCAACCACGTCGTTCCGGTAACTGAACTTCCCAGCCTCATCTCGGATGTCCATACAGCGCTCAGCGGCACCTCTGCTCCGGCATCGGTTGCGATCAATGTCGAAAAGCAGAAGCCTGCCGTTTCTGTCCGCAAGTCGGTACAGGACGATCACATCGTTTGTCTCGAATGCGGTGGCTCGTTCAAGTCGCTCAAGCGCCATCTGACAACGCATCACAGCATGACACCCGAGGAATATCGCGAGAAGTGGGACCTGCCGGTCGACTATCCGATGGTTGCGCCTGCCTATGCTGAAGCCCGTTCGCGGCTCGCAAAGGAAATGGGTTTGGGCCAGCGTCGCAAGTCCAGCCGCTAA
- a CDS encoding HAMP domain-containing histidine kinase: protein MTEKAVAFVDHAAGRWLARMEEDAERRAATVAQLRRLIAFAGASLLVVPAVFSLVFRPALAMPIGAALVLALFLAAAALLIAFSHSARAPSVASSSDESDVVLASQVPGLLMFLNENGIVERVSGRDRESFPGYLRDCAGQIFAEHIYVSDRIPLMQAFDLLRQGEDSASAELRVEIGSKSRNTAQFMHLRAEMTAVRNATGRLRRIVAQLSDVTEIEELRCEAVRKTAEAESANDAKSRFLAAVSHELRTPLNAVLGFSDILAGEYFGRLENDRQREYVALIRQSGAHLLSVVNTMLDMSKLEAGRYELMMEAFPIAESIESCEAMLGLQAKEKGVTLTTRIQRGIGEVTADQRAIRQVLINLAGNAIKFTDAGGVVSMDAAREGAMLKLTVSDTGIGIAADKIEFLGQPFMQVQNEYTRRYEGTGLGLSLVKGLVALHGGTFAIASKPGEGTVVTIMLPADGSGVAGGGEGADAGRMVEFPPRIRQLGDLAEVMKKDVEDGPAKAKIA, encoded by the coding sequence ATTACAGAAAAAGCGGTCGCATTTGTTGACCATGCTGCAGGCAGATGGCTCGCCCGCATGGAAGAGGACGCCGAACGGCGTGCCGCAACAGTTGCGCAACTGCGCCGACTGATCGCCTTTGCAGGCGCCAGCCTTCTGGTTGTTCCCGCTGTCTTTAGCCTGGTGTTCAGACCGGCGCTGGCCATGCCCATTGGTGCTGCTCTGGTCCTGGCGCTGTTTCTTGCTGCCGCTGCCCTGCTGATTGCTTTTTCCCATTCGGCACGCGCGCCGTCGGTCGCCTCCAGCAGCGATGAGAGTGATGTCGTTCTGGCTTCGCAGGTACCGGGTCTTCTCATGTTCCTGAATGAGAACGGTATCGTCGAGCGCGTATCCGGCAGAGACCGAGAAAGCTTTCCTGGCTACCTGCGGGATTGTGCAGGGCAGATTTTCGCCGAACATATTTACGTCTCCGACCGCATCCCTTTGATGCAGGCTTTCGATCTGCTTCGGCAGGGCGAGGACAGCGCCAGCGCCGAACTGCGGGTCGAAATCGGATCGAAATCGCGCAACACGGCGCAGTTCATGCATTTGCGTGCTGAAATGACGGCCGTACGCAATGCGACCGGACGTCTCCGCCGCATCGTCGCGCAGCTTTCGGACGTCACTGAGATTGAAGAGCTTCGCTGCGAAGCCGTACGCAAAACGGCGGAAGCCGAATCTGCCAACGACGCCAAATCGCGGTTTCTGGCGGCTGTCAGTCACGAACTGCGCACGCCACTCAACGCGGTTCTCGGCTTTTCCGATATTCTGGCCGGCGAATATTTCGGCAGGCTGGAGAATGACCGCCAGCGCGAGTATGTCGCGCTCATCCGTCAGTCCGGCGCGCATCTCCTGTCGGTCGTCAACACCATGCTTGATATGAGCAAGCTGGAAGCTGGTCGCTACGAACTGATGATGGAAGCCTTCCCAATAGCTGAATCGATCGAATCCTGTGAAGCGATGCTCGGTCTTCAGGCAAAGGAGAAGGGGGTCACGTTGACCACTCGCATCCAGCGCGGTATCGGCGAGGTCACGGCCGACCAGCGCGCAATTCGTCAGGTTCTGATCAATCTGGCCGGCAACGCCATCAAGTTCACGGACGCCGGTGGTGTCGTCTCGATGGACGCGGCGCGCGAAGGCGCTATGCTGAAGCTGACAGTCAGCGACACCGGTATCGGTATCGCGGCCGACAAGATAGAATTTCTGGGCCAGCCCTTCATGCAGGTCCAGAACGAATACACCCGTCGCTATGAAGGCACGGGACTGGGACTTTCGCTGGTCAAGGGATTGGTGGCATTGCATGGCGGTACGTTTGCCATTGCCAGCAAGCCGGGCGAAGGTACGGTCGTAACGATCATGCTGCCTGCGGATGGCTCCGGTGTCGCAGGTGGAGGTGAAGGCGCCGACGCTGGCCGCATGGTGGAGTTTCCGCCGCGCATCAGGCAGCTTGGCGACCTTGCCGAAGTTATGAAGAAGGATGTTGAGGATGGCCCCGCGAAAGCGAAAATCGCCTAA
- a CDS encoding Na+/H+ antiporter subunit G, which yields MMDWIIAVLVVVLMMSGAAFSLIAAIGINRLPDLYTRMHAASKAGTVGSGLLLLAVGIHSMELSTLARSLAGFLFFVLTAPVSAHLLAMAAHKAGYLLDKNSVVDDLKKMQS from the coding sequence CTGATGGACTGGATTATCGCTGTTCTGGTGGTTGTTCTGATGATGTCGGGCGCTGCCTTTTCGCTGATCGCCGCAATTGGCATCAACAGGCTGCCAGACCTTTATACGCGCATGCACGCAGCTTCGAAGGCGGGCACTGTCGGCTCGGGACTGCTGCTTCTGGCTGTCGGCATCCACTCCATGGAGCTTTCAACTCTGGCGCGATCTTTGGCGGGTTTTCTTTTCTTTGTTCTGACAGCACCCGTTTCGGCACATCTTCTTGCAATGGCGGCGCATAAGGCAGGTTATTTGCTTGATAAGAACTCGGTTGTCGATGATTTAAAGAAAATGCAAAGTTGA
- a CDS encoding SufE family protein has product MTSLETILDDFSFLDDWEDRYRYVIELGKALPELSDDKRTAENKVQGCASQVWLVSHRDGADDPVMTFEGDSDAHIVRGLVAIVLAVYSGKKASDIAALDAIEVFDKIGLVEHLSSQRANGLRSMVNRIRSEARLLTA; this is encoded by the coding sequence ATGACCTCGCTTGAAACGATCCTCGACGATTTTTCCTTCCTCGATGACTGGGAAGACCGCTATCGCTACGTGATCGAACTGGGCAAGGCATTGCCGGAACTTTCAGATGACAAACGTACGGCCGAGAACAAGGTTCAAGGTTGCGCCAGTCAGGTCTGGCTTGTCAGCCACCGGGATGGCGCGGACGATCCGGTCATGACTTTTGAAGGCGATTCCGACGCCCACATCGTGCGGGGCCTTGTCGCCATTGTTCTTGCCGTCTACTCCGGCAAAAAGGCATCCGATATCGCTGCCCTCGACGCGATCGAAGTCTTTGACAAAATCGGTCTTGTCGAACACCTGTCCTCGCAGCGCGCCAATGGCTTGCGCTCGATGGTCAATCGTATCCGTAGCGAGGCGCGGCTTCTCACTGCGTGA
- a CDS encoding DUF1214 domain-containing protein, with the protein MFRVPFLVGIALLIAFGGGIASTLVALEATSGFGSIRIGPWDAFPEAQTIEADPYAKSHRADAGKLLYGTAEGLSFTASVDSEGQRLTGECRYRLAGTVPPSRFWTLYAADQQGNVLADASGRPFALNSRTLLREPEGGIDVAIAATAQTYNWLSVPQGQTFKLVMTLLDTPVAGSSGLIDISMPEIRKLECGNA; encoded by the coding sequence GTGTTTCGAGTTCCATTCCTCGTCGGTATCGCCCTTCTGATCGCTTTCGGCGGCGGCATCGCGTCAACGCTGGTTGCGCTCGAAGCCACCTCCGGGTTCGGTTCGATCCGCATTGGCCCATGGGATGCGTTCCCCGAAGCACAGACGATCGAGGCCGACCCATATGCCAAATCGCATCGCGCCGATGCCGGCAAGTTGCTGTACGGCACTGCCGAGGGGCTAAGCTTTACCGCTTCGGTCGACAGCGAAGGTCAACGCCTGACGGGTGAGTGCCGCTACCGTCTGGCTGGCACCGTTCCACCCTCCCGCTTCTGGACGCTTTATGCGGCGGACCAACAGGGCAACGTACTTGCGGATGCATCCGGTCGGCCGTTCGCACTCAACTCCCGCACGCTGTTGCGTGAGCCTGAGGGCGGGATTGATGTCGCAATCGCTGCAACGGCTCAGACCTATAACTGGCTTTCAGTGCCGCAAGGCCAGACCTTCAAACTGGTGATGACGCTGCTCGACACGCCTGTTGCCGGAAGCTCGGGGCTTATCGATATCTCGATGCCAGAAATCCGCAAGCTGGAGTGCGGCAATGCTTAG
- a CDS encoding peptidoglycan-binding protein produces the protein MAPRKRKSPKKTAAQTGAGVVYLVVSAIGREIMRRPKLVGGIGAFSVVFGFVAANALWYQPGVHPSPFLRTRDAADPNGIAGYRMAQTLGTEGNVTTFRIERPEETAAATQPVAGDTVQQQVQQTAPVAHQRQQIVADIQAELKRRGLYDGEADGLMGPRTAAAIMFFEETVGMEQTGEPTSRVLSALKIDGATVAAIPKDRPSDNVASGGVEVDPVAAAIRKAETSTPKAEPVSLTSKAPAGKPVSREMVAKIQQGLVNIAYAGVKVDGFAGEQTRMAIRQFEKHYRLPETGEPSEAVLKKLKSIGAL, from the coding sequence ATGGCCCCGCGAAAGCGAAAATCGCCTAAGAAAACAGCCGCCCAGACTGGGGCAGGCGTTGTTTACTTGGTGGTTTCGGCCATCGGGCGCGAGATCATGCGTCGTCCAAAACTGGTTGGCGGTATAGGCGCGTTTTCTGTCGTCTTTGGTTTCGTCGCCGCCAATGCACTTTGGTATCAGCCGGGTGTCCATCCCTCGCCATTTCTCAGAACGCGCGACGCAGCCGATCCGAATGGCATTGCCGGTTACCGTATGGCGCAAACCCTCGGCACCGAGGGCAACGTCACGACCTTCCGCATTGAACGGCCGGAAGAAACGGCTGCCGCGACACAGCCTGTCGCTGGGGACACCGTGCAGCAACAGGTGCAACAGACAGCCCCAGTTGCTCATCAACGCCAGCAGATCGTCGCCGACATCCAGGCAGAGTTGAAACGGCGCGGTCTTTATGACGGCGAGGCAGACGGTTTGATGGGGCCAAGAACGGCCGCCGCCATCATGTTCTTCGAGGAAACCGTCGGTATGGAACAGACCGGCGAACCGACCAGCCGTGTCTTGTCCGCCTTGAAGATCGATGGCGCGACGGTCGCCGCCATTCCGAAGGACCGCCCCTCTGACAACGTTGCAAGCGGTGGGGTCGAGGTCGATCCGGTCGCTGCCGCCATTCGCAAGGCGGAGACATCAACGCCCAAAGCCGAACCGGTGTCGCTGACAAGCAAGGCGCCAGCCGGAAAACCGGTCTCGCGAGAAATGGTCGCAAAGATTCAGCAGGGCCTGGTCAATATCGCTTATGCTGGCGTGAAGGTTGACGGTTTTGCTGGCGAACAGACCCGCATGGCCATCCGTCAGTTTGAAAAGCATTATCGGCTGCCCGAAACCGGTGAGCCGAGCGAAGCCGTGTTGAAAAAGCTGAAATCCATCGGCGCCTTGTAA
- a CDS encoding LysR family transcriptional regulator ArgP — MIDYPSMRAVALVAQTGSFEKAAAALFVTPSAVSQRVKQLEERLGVVLIVRGTPCTATEKGEWLCRHMEQVGMLETELFRQLPTLAEEGATHTRVTLNVATNADSLGTWFLDAVSAFSRTSDFLVNIAVDDQDHTVEWLQRGKVLAAVTAHAKPVQGCRVTPLGILRFHATASPDFMRRFFPDGVTATSLAAAPGITFNQKDRLQNRWIKSALGRDMSYPTHWLPSTDGFVKASLSGMGWGMNPSLLVKDHLEAGRLLELIPGIPLDIPLYWQVNRMAADRLSGLTASVVSAARAALLGEV; from the coding sequence ATGATCGACTATCCCTCTATGCGGGCTGTGGCGTTGGTGGCGCAGACTGGCAGTTTCGAGAAGGCGGCGGCAGCGCTGTTTGTCACGCCATCTGCCGTCTCGCAGCGGGTCAAACAGCTCGAAGAACGGCTTGGTGTCGTGCTCATTGTCCGCGGAACCCCTTGCACCGCCACGGAAAAGGGGGAGTGGCTCTGTCGCCATATGGAGCAGGTGGGCATGCTGGAAACTGAGTTGTTCCGGCAACTGCCCACGCTCGCGGAGGAAGGGGCGACGCACACGCGCGTCACGCTGAATGTCGCCACCAACGCCGATAGTCTCGGCACGTGGTTTCTCGATGCCGTCTCTGCTTTCAGCCGGACATCCGATTTTCTTGTCAACATCGCCGTGGATGATCAGGACCATACCGTCGAGTGGTTGCAGCGTGGCAAAGTCTTGGCCGCCGTCACGGCACACGCCAAGCCGGTGCAGGGTTGCCGAGTCACGCCGCTCGGCATTCTGCGGTTTCATGCAACAGCCAGCCCCGATTTCATGCGGCGCTTTTTTCCCGATGGCGTTACAGCGACATCGCTTGCTGCGGCTCCGGGCATCACGTTCAATCAGAAGGATCGGCTGCAAAATCGCTGGATCAAATCCGCGCTCGGTCGGGACATGTCCTATCCAACCCACTGGTTGCCATCGACTGATGGCTTCGTGAAGGCGAGCCTTTCCGGCATGGGGTGGGGCATGAACCCCAGCCTGCTCGTTAAGGATCATCTTGAGGCCGGACGATTATTGGAATTGATACCGGGCATCCCGCTCGACATTCCACTCTACTGGCAGGTGAACCGCATGGCCGCCGACCGCCTGTCCGGTTTGACGGCGAGTGTGGTAAGCGCCGCACGCGCGGCGCTATTGGGCGAAGTTTGA
- a CDS encoding cation:proton antiporter — translation MTPELLVSYTTILASGLLSVAFLATVYRVVVGPTLPDRIIALDMLVGIAIGFIAVIAIRTGFNLYVDIAIALGLVGFLATVAFARFVLSRGPDGKRRSSTPLDGEKTPDMSTKASDIGTGANGRSKPKGNTARGRN, via the coding sequence ATGACGCCCGAACTGCTTGTTTCCTATACGACGATCCTGGCTTCCGGCCTTTTGTCCGTTGCCTTTCTGGCGACGGTCTACCGGGTCGTTGTCGGACCGACGCTACCTGACCGCATCATCGCGCTCGATATGCTCGTGGGTATCGCCATCGGTTTCATTGCCGTCATCGCCATCCGCACCGGCTTCAATCTCTATGTCGATATCGCCATTGCGCTTGGACTGGTCGGCTTTCTGGCGACGGTCGCCTTTGCGCGTTTCGTTTTGTCGCGCGGCCCGGACGGAAAACGCCGCAGCAGCACACCGCTTGACGGGGAAAAGACACCCGATATGTCCACGAAGGCGAGTGACATAGGAACTGGCGCGAACGGGCGCAGCAAACCGAAAGGCAACACGGCAAGGGGCAGAAACTGA
- a CDS encoding DUF5330 domain-containing protein, translating to MWFLIKGTFWFSLVLVALSYFGGSNDASKEPSTFDITSAVSAAGDAYRYVSAICAEKPDVCVKGAETFHALGERAREGAKVAYQLIDSQLATEDKPDAVAAAIQAEAERAETPVASAEFERNADAVKTGTIIPLPQKRPAL from the coding sequence ATGTGGTTTCTGATTAAAGGAACATTCTGGTTTTCGCTGGTGCTGGTAGCGCTGTCCTATTTTGGCGGCAGCAACGATGCATCCAAGGAACCGTCGACATTCGACATTACCAGTGCCGTTTCGGCCGCAGGCGACGCATACCGTTATGTCAGTGCGATCTGCGCTGAAAAGCCCGATGTCTGCGTCAAGGGCGCAGAAACCTTCCACGCGCTAGGTGAACGGGCTCGCGAAGGCGCCAAGGTTGCCTATCAACTGATCGATTCACAGCTTGCAACCGAGGACAAGCCTGACGCCGTTGCCGCAGCCATCCAGGCCGAAGCAGAGCGCGCCGAGACGCCGGTTGCCAGCGCCGAATTCGAAAGGAACGCCGACGCGGTCAAAACCGGCACGATCATTCCCCTGCCGCAGAAACGCCCCGCACTCTAA
- a CDS encoding amino acid transporter, with translation MDLQVFFTGLMMGLSLIVAIGAQNAFVLKQGLMRSHVFAVCLTCALSDALLIIVGVTGFRQISAVMPALDPIMRYAGAAFLIWYGAKSLHSAFRSSGALSVAERKEVSLWQTLAICLALTFLNPHVYLDTVVLLGSLSTQFPGLEKTFAAGAATGSLVFFFSLGYGARWLRPLFEKPAAWRILEGLIAVTMWIIALTLLKGA, from the coding sequence GTGGATTTACAGGTTTTCTTCACCGGCCTGATGATGGGTCTCAGCTTGATCGTCGCCATCGGCGCACAGAACGCCTTTGTTCTGAAGCAGGGGCTGATGCGCTCGCACGTCTTTGCTGTCTGCCTGACCTGCGCCTTATCGGATGCCCTGCTGATTATTGTCGGGGTCACCGGTTTTCGGCAGATCAGCGCCGTAATGCCGGCGCTCGATCCGATCATGCGGTATGCGGGTGCCGCCTTCCTCATCTGGTACGGCGCAAAAAGCCTCCATTCGGCATTCCGCTCGTCCGGAGCGCTCTCCGTTGCGGAGCGCAAAGAGGTTAGCCTGTGGCAGACACTCGCCATCTGCCTGGCACTGACCTTCCTCAACCCACATGTCTATCTCGACACAGTGGTCCTGCTCGGTTCGCTATCGACACAGTTTCCCGGCTTGGAAAAAACCTTCGCAGCCGGCGCGGCGACCGGCTCGCTCGTGTTTTTCTTCTCGCTCGGTTACGGCGCACGGTGGCTGCGGCCCCTGTTCGAAAAACCCGCCGCCTGGCGAATTCTCGAAGGGCTGATTGCCGTCACCATGTGGATCATCGCCTTGACGCTCCTCAAGGGCGCTTAA
- a CDS encoding DUF1491 family protein, with protein MRLKSELFVSALVRRVFSSGGFAAVEKKGAEEAGAIFIRQRFRDGTENLYGPAPQSFAEDDEIRAERRFETRLSGVDALESSTLLDRERRFDSDLWIVELETDDISGLLTLVDQPKK; from the coding sequence ATGCGCCTGAAATCCGAACTATTCGTTTCAGCTCTGGTCCGGCGCGTTTTTTCGTCTGGCGGTTTTGCAGCCGTTGAGAAAAAAGGTGCGGAGGAAGCGGGGGCCATCTTTATCCGCCAGCGTTTTCGTGACGGTACGGAAAACCTCTATGGCCCCGCGCCGCAAAGCTTTGCGGAAGATGACGAGATCAGGGCGGAACGACGTTTCGAAACCAGGCTTTCGGGCGTCGACGCGTTGGAAAGCAGTACGTTGCTGGACCGTGAACGTCGTTTTGACAGCGACCTGTGGATCGTCGAACTTGAGACCGATGACATTTCCGGACTTCTGACCCTGGTGGATCAACCGAAAAAATAA
- a CDS encoding Na+/H+ antiporter subunit E gives MSLYVVQLLFVIVWLAVTGSLTLANILFGLIVSTLALGLIRHQIPGGSNYWIRLVRVLSLIVLFFKELALSAWKVAVMVVKPKLDVKPGIFAYPLTVTSDFEITLLANLITLTPGTLSVDVSDDRKTLFVHAIDCADIEATKNDIRNGFEKKIMEAFH, from the coding sequence ATGAGCCTTTACGTTGTCCAACTGCTGTTCGTGATTGTCTGGCTTGCCGTCACCGGCAGCCTGACTTTGGCGAATATCCTTTTCGGCCTTATCGTATCGACGCTGGCACTCGGCCTGATCCGCCACCAGATCCCCGGCGGAAGCAATTACTGGATCAGGCTGGTGCGTGTTCTGTCGCTGATCGTCCTGTTCTTCAAGGAACTTGCGCTGTCCGCATGGAAGGTCGCCGTCATGGTGGTCAAGCCGAAGCTGGACGTAAAACCCGGTATCTTTGCCTATCCGCTGACGGTGACGAGCGATTTCGAAATCACGCTTCTTGCCAATCTCATCACTTTGACACCCGGGACGCTTTCCGTTGATGTCTCTGATGACCGAAAGACGCTTTTTGTTCACGCGATCGACTGTGCTGATATCGAGGCGACCAAAAACGACATCAGAAACGGTTTCGAAAAGAAAATCATGGAGGCGTTTCACTGA
- a CDS encoding M20 family metallopeptidase, giving the protein MTRQAAIDHATAYFDEGGFVRDLARRVGLRTESQNEASADALSLYLEAEMKPAFTDMGFTSEIVIDPTSGLPFLMAERFEGESLPTVLGYGHGDVVRGLDEGWADGRSPWRMTELNGKWYGRGTADNKGQHSINMAALKAVIETRGKMGFNAKYLIEMGEERGSPGLREVCREHGDRLKADLLIASDGPRLNAERPTIFLGARGGITFDLVIEAREGGHHSGNWGGALSNPGVQLAHAIASLVGPTGQIRVPELVPDALPQAVRDALADCEIDGGPDGPAIDADWGEPGLSTAERVFGWCALEVLAFETGNPRSPVNAIPPRAWARLQLRFVVGIDPEAVVPAVRRHLDRQGFPMVKIVAAGDEIFRATRLDPNDPWVGWAVDSIALSSGKMPALLPNLGGSLPNDIFADILKLRTIWVPHSYPGCSQHAPNEHLPKQIAREGLAIMAGLYWDLGEADVPDL; this is encoded by the coding sequence ATGACGCGACAGGCCGCAATCGACCACGCAACCGCCTATTTTGATGAGGGCGGCTTCGTCCGGGACCTCGCCCGGCGGGTTGGCTTGCGCACGGAAAGCCAGAACGAGGCGAGCGCCGACGCCCTGTCGCTCTATCTCGAAGCCGAAATGAAGCCCGCTTTCACCGATATGGGATTTACCAGCGAAATTGTCATCGATCCTACTTCCGGTCTGCCATTTCTGATGGCTGAGCGCTTCGAGGGAGAGAGTTTGCCGACAGTGCTGGGTTACGGTCATGGCGATGTTGTGCGCGGTCTGGATGAAGGCTGGGCAGACGGGCGTTCACCGTGGCGCATGACCGAGCTGAACGGCAAGTGGTACGGCCGCGGCACGGCCGATAACAAGGGGCAACATTCCATCAATATGGCGGCGCTGAAAGCTGTCATTGAAACGCGTGGAAAGATGGGCTTCAACGCCAAATATTTGATCGAAATGGGGGAGGAACGCGGCTCGCCGGGGCTCAGGGAAGTCTGCCGCGAGCATGGTGACCGGCTGAAGGCCGATCTTCTGATTGCTTCCGACGGGCCGCGATTGAACGCGGAGCGTCCGACCATTTTTCTCGGTGCGCGTGGCGGTATCACGTTCGATCTGGTGATCGAGGCCCGAGAGGGCGGACATCATTCCGGCAACTGGGGAGGGGCGCTTTCCAATCCGGGCGTGCAACTCGCCCACGCCATCGCGAGCCTTGTCGGCCCGACCGGACAGATCCGCGTGCCGGAACTGGTGCCAGACGCCTTGCCGCAGGCGGTGCGTGATGCTCTGGCCGATTGTGAAATCGACGGCGGGCCAGACGGGCCCGCGATTGATGCGGATTGGGGAGAGCCCGGTCTTTCCACGGCAGAGCGGGTTTTCGGCTGGTGTGCACTGGAAGTGCTGGCTTTCGAGACCGGTAATCCGCGTTCGCCCGTCAACGCAATCCCGCCAAGGGCATGGGCGCGACTGCAACTGCGTTTCGTTGTCGGCATCGATCCGGAAGCTGTCGTCCCCGCCGTGCGCCGGCATCTCGATCGACAGGGGTTTCCCATGGTGAAGATCGTTGCTGCAGGTGACGAGATTTTCCGTGCAACCCGGCTCGACCCGAATGATCCGTGGGTCGGTTGGGCGGTGGACTCCATCGCATTGAGTTCAGGCAAGATGCCCGCGTTGCTGCCCAACCTTGGCGGCTCCCTGCCAAATGACATCTTCGCCGATATCCTCAAGCTTCGGACCATATGGGTTCCCCACTCCTATCCCGGTTGTTCGCAGCATGCACCGAACGAACATCTCCCGAAGCAGATTGCCCGAGAAGGACTGGCAATCATGGCGGGGCTCTACTGGGACTTGGGCGAGGCCGATGTCCCCGACCTTTAA
- a CDS encoding DUF2336 domain-containing protein produces the protein MVLMATVTNFEGVARPSKSDLRQFAELFMPLFNASTDEAKREAIAALSQHPTIPSAVAFFIASQPIALAAPFLISSKCLDDDTLITIARTQGAAHARAIVRRDDLSPTVIDALVGLRHTRDVTRQTTSDNTLPAEEPATTVTEADIEKQVVSDLEEQMRRQIRDMARHLNRPEHDVLGLRRLTEVQEALLIRFARERDARQFAIALADSLSSSYWLSERIMLDISGSQLATTLTGLGMEFSEAAFVLQCFYPHLAAAEGDMSRAEALIDRLDIVECEERVENWRRADSYTHSQRGERQFTPAPRKTAAS, from the coding sequence GTGGTGCTGATGGCCACCGTGACGAATTTTGAAGGCGTAGCTCGTCCGTCTAAATCCGATCTGCGGCAGTTTGCCGAACTCTTCATGCCGCTTTTCAACGCCTCTACCGATGAGGCGAAACGGGAAGCGATTGCCGCCCTCTCCCAGCATCCGACGATACCATCGGCTGTCGCTTTCTTCATTGCCAGCCAGCCGATTGCGCTTGCCGCACCCTTCCTCATTTCGTCGAAATGCCTTGACGACGATACGCTTATTACCATTGCCCGCACGCAAGGGGCAGCGCATGCGCGTGCCATCGTGCGTCGCGACGATCTTTCACCGACGGTGATCGATGCCCTGGTCGGCCTGCGCCATACACGCGATGTCACGCGGCAGACCACCAGCGACAACACGCTGCCCGCGGAGGAACCGGCCACCACCGTGACTGAAGCCGATATCGAGAAGCAGGTGGTTTCCGATCTGGAAGAGCAAATGCGTCGGCAGATCCGGGACATGGCACGCCATCTCAACCGGCCGGAACACGATGTTCTTGGTCTGCGCCGACTGACCGAGGTGCAGGAAGCGCTGCTCATCCGTTTTGCCCGTGAACGCGATGCGCGTCAGTTTGCCATTGCGCTGGCGGATTCACTGTCTTCCAGCTACTGGCTTTCCGAACGCATCATGCTCGACATCTCCGGAAGCCAGCTTGCCACGACGCTGACGGGTCTTGGTATGGAGTTTTCCGAGGCAGCCTTTGTGCTGCAATGCTTCTATCCGCACCTTGCTGCCGCTGAAGGCGACATGAGCCGTGCGGAAGCGCTGATCGATCGCCTTGATATCGTGGAGTGCGAAGAGCGCGTTGAAAACTGGCGACGGGCAGACAGTTACACCCATAGCCAGCGCGGCGAACGGCAGTTCACCCCTGCCCCGCGCAAGACGGCGGCAAGTTAA
- a CDS encoding DUF1254 domain-containing protein yields MLRFLLAIVTGLVGAAALHLVILLSIPHFSNRDANTRAVAEGKLHDFHLLEKTVEKPSLGSGDPFMRVAVCTFDIEEKPVRLTAIGAVPFWSVAVYDKASNEVFSMNDRTSAGGVMDILVADAVQIAAIRKAQPPALSQAILVEADQTEGYVVLRTMVPQPSFGEEAERFLNEAKCQPTPWK; encoded by the coding sequence ATGCTTAGGTTCCTGCTTGCCATTGTGACCGGTCTGGTGGGAGCAGCGGCGCTGCACCTCGTCATCCTGCTGTCGATCCCGCACTTTTCCAACCGCGATGCCAATACGCGCGCGGTGGCCGAGGGCAAGCTTCATGATTTTCATCTCCTGGAAAAGACGGTGGAAAAGCCTTCGCTAGGCAGCGGTGATCCTTTCATGCGGGTCGCGGTATGCACCTTCGACATCGAAGAAAAACCAGTGCGGCTCACCGCCATCGGCGCTGTGCCTTTCTGGTCGGTCGCTGTTTACGACAAGGCTTCCAATGAGGTTTTCAGCATGAACGACCGTACGTCAGCGGGTGGCGTCATGGACATTCTTGTTGCCGATGCGGTCCAGATCGCAGCCATCCGCAAGGCGCAACCGCCAGCGTTGTCACAGGCCATTCTGGTGGAAGCGGATCAAACCGAGGGCTATGTGGTGTTGCGGACGATGGTGCCGCAGCCGAGCTTTGGGGAAGAAGCGGAACGCTTTTTGAACGAGGCAAAATGCCAGCCGACGCCGTGGAAGTGA